Part of the Candidatus Brocadia sinica JPN1 genome, GGGATGTGTTAGAGGCCGTCCTGGATTATCAGAAGACGCTCCTCCCCCTTACCCCCTCCGGAGGGGGGCAATATTTGTTTTATACCTTGGGGGAGCATGGGAATTGTACGATACGTCCGCTTACGCATAAGGCGGTGGATTGTCTCCTACGGCGGGCGAAGAAGGATGCCTTAATCACCAAGCGGATTACCCCACATACCACCAGGCATACCTTTGCGACTACGCTCTTGGACAGGGGGGGTTGACCTGAAGACGGTGCAGGAGCTTTTGGGGCATAGCCACATACGAACGACAGAAAGATATCTGCATACATCCGATGAAAAGAAGATGGACGCCATTACACGGCTGCAGTTTGCAATTT contains:
- a CDS encoding tyrosine-type recombinase/integrase, whose product is MKTKRVSEFLTEDEISAILRVPDRRTLQGKRDYALLLLMFSTGLRKAEVCSLRVEHITTYRNQPVVDVMGKGEKHRRVALNRDVLEAVLDYQKTLLPLTPSGGGQYLFYTLGEHGNCTIRPLTHKAVDCLLRRAKKDALITKRITPHTTRHTFATTLLDRGG